A genomic segment from Candidatus Dependentiae bacterium encodes:
- a CDS encoding type II toxin-antitoxin system YafQ family toxin — protein MLEAIYKQDFLKGVKKTKKRGKDIEKLITIIELLLENKPLPAKNRNHKLQGNYKGFWECHIEPDWLLIYEKTETYITFAHTGTHADLF, from the coding sequence ATGTTAGAAGCTATTTACAAACAAGACTTTCTAAAAGGTGTAAAAAAAACTAAAAAGCGGGGGAAAGATATAGAAAAACTTATAACTATTATTGAGCTTTTACTTGAGAATAAACCCTTACCTGCTAAGAATCGAAATCATAAGCTTCAAGGTAATTATAAAGGCTTTTGGGAATGTCATATAGAGCCTGATTGGTTGCTGATATATGAAAAAACAGAAACATATATAACTTTTGCGCATACAGGTACTCATGCAGATCTATTTTAA